The genomic DNA CCGAGTATTCGCGTTTAAGAGCGTGAACCACGTCGTCCGGGACCGGGGTCTCCATGATGAGCTGGGCAATGGAGGAGGAGAGAATCTGCAATTCACTGGGCGACTCGGCTGCTGCGGTCTGGATGAGACGGTCGATTTCCTCGCGCAGTCCGTCGGTTTCGAGGAATTTGGAGCACGCCGCGGTCGTGAGCACGAATCCGTCCGGTACGAGCAGATTCATGTTGTTTTTCAGTTCACCGAGGTGGGCCATCTTGCCGCCGCATTCCTCGGAGTCGTTGCGGTCTATTTCGGAAAGGGAGGCGGCCAGACGGCCTTCCACATGTTTGGTGACCGAAGGCAGGGCGGCCTGCATGTTGGCTCGGATGCCCTGAAATGCGTCAAAGAGTTTGGTGTATCGTCCCGGTGCGAGGCCGTCGAGGTGACGGATGATTGCATAGACCTGCACGGCCACCCGCGCCATTCGTGAGCGGATGAAGGAAAAACCGAAGGGGACCCTGCCCCGGAGCGCTTCCTCCATTTCGGCCATGGTCTCAAGTGCGTTGGTGTTGGCGGTCAGGAGCATGCGGAATTCGTGGTATCGCGCCTGAAAGTCTTCACGCAGTTGTTCCGGGCTGGGAGCTTCTCCACCCCGGAAAAACTGGCTGACCGCCTTGAAGATGTTTTTCACTGATTCCATCCGTCGTTATCAATTACATGGAAGATCCGCTCCCGGAGGTCGGCCGGTCCACGTCGACCGGGCATCCGTTTGATCCGTTCGACCGGAAACCGACAGCCTTGGCTGCGTCCAGTATCCTGCACAGCAGCCGTTCGGTGCTTGTGGGCTTGACCAGAAAGTCGAACGCCCCGAACGCCAGCGAATCCACGGCATCGTCCATGTCCGCGTGGCCCGAAAGCAGAATGACCTCAATGTCCGGGAA from uncultured Pseudodesulfovibrio sp. includes the following:
- a CDS encoding response regulator, yielding MERTYRVLLVDDEEAFTSALSKRLSRRGLDVKTASDGNEGLGLIESEAFDVVVLDVKMPGMSGMQVLKAIKGRFPDIEVILLSGHADMDDAVDSLAFGAFDFLVKPTSTERLLCRILDAAKAVGFRSNGSNGCPVDVDRPTSGSGSSM